The following are encoded together in the Robertmurraya sp. FSL R5-0851 genome:
- the cobA gene encoding uroporphyrinogen-III C-methyltransferase produces MKKGKVYLVGAGPGDPKLLTLYGLECIQKADVISYDRLVNKELLKHAKEDCELIYSGKRPGKHHLIQDEINHLLVDQAMKGKIVTRLKGGDPFVFGRGGEEAEFLARHGISFEVVPGVTAGIAASAYAGIPVTHRDYATSFAMVTGHGCVEKGSEFLNWEALAKGIDTIAFYMGVNNLSNICKNLISHGKKATTPVAVIHWGTTSVQRTVTGTLETIEEIVSKHQISHPSIILVGEVVQMREKIHWFEENHAEALVKAMA; encoded by the coding sequence ATGAAAAAAGGGAAGGTATATCTCGTTGGAGCAGGTCCTGGTGACCCGAAATTACTAACATTGTATGGGCTGGAGTGCATTCAAAAAGCGGATGTTATTTCTTATGATCGGTTAGTGAATAAAGAATTACTGAAACATGCGAAAGAAGACTGTGAACTGATTTATAGCGGGAAAAGACCGGGGAAACACCATTTGATTCAAGATGAAATCAATCACCTGCTTGTGGATCAGGCGATGAAAGGAAAGATTGTAACAAGGTTGAAGGGCGGAGATCCGTTTGTATTTGGTCGAGGGGGAGAGGAAGCGGAGTTTTTAGCAAGACATGGAATCTCTTTTGAAGTGGTCCCTGGAGTAACAGCAGGAATCGCCGCTTCAGCTTATGCGGGTATTCCTGTCACACACCGAGATTATGCCACCTCTTTTGCGATGGTAACGGGACATGGGTGTGTGGAAAAGGGAAGTGAATTTTTAAATTGGGAGGCTCTTGCTAAAGGGATTGATACGATTGCTTTTTATATGGGTGTAAACAATCTTTCAAATATTTGTAAGAACCTAATATCTCATGGGAAAAAGGCAACAACACCGGTAGCAGTCATTCATTGGGGGACGACCTCAGTTCAAAGAACCGTAACAGGAACGTTGGAAACAATTGAAGAGATTGTGAGTAAGCACCAAATCTCTCACCCTTCTATCATTCTAGTAGGAGAGGTTGTTCAAATGAGAGAAAAGATTCATTGGTTTGAAGAAAATCACGCTGAAGCGCTAGTTAAGGCAATGGCGTAA
- a CDS encoding cobyric acid synthase produces the protein MRRAQSIMIQGTHSDAGKSVISTALCRIFSDMGYKTAPFKSQNMALNSYITLDGKEIGRAQGVQAEAARTIATTDMNPILIKPSRDYEAQIVVHGKPYKNMQAGAYRQDFFQQGLTLIKEAYERLDQQFERIVIEGAGSPAEINLNDRELVNMRVANMTESPVILVGDIERGGVFASLVGTLQLIEASDRDRVIGVIINKFRGDVSLLEPGLDWFTEYTGVPVLGVVPYTNVKVDAEDSVALKLYSTERDSEKEIDIAVIQFPKISNFTDIDPFLSEEDCHVRLVSSKEQLQDPDLLILPGSKNTIEDLIFLKQSGLYDEIQRLTKNGKTFVYGICGGYQMLGATVEDPEGIESKVSIEAGLNLLPIYTIITSEKTTTLSKGTIQTNGQTHYVEGYEIHMGVTTFLKPCTPLITQGTTTDGVISENQQIIGTYFHGIFDNDSYRAALINQIRKVKGLEEKHDRVAFRSQREEAYNQLAEHVKEHINLSFIEEKMREYYDKKIRLGMETTMEGSQ, from the coding sequence ATGGCATTAAACTCTTATATCACGTTGGATGGTAAGGAGATTGGAAGAGCTCAAGGCGTTCAAGCTGAAGCCGCACGAACAATAGCAACTACAGATATGAATCCGATTTTAATTAAACCATCGAGGGACTATGAGGCACAGATCGTTGTTCATGGGAAGCCATATAAAAATATGCAAGCAGGAGCTTATCGTCAAGATTTCTTCCAACAAGGACTAACCTTAATTAAAGAAGCGTACGAGCGACTCGATCAACAGTTTGAGCGCATTGTGATTGAGGGGGCAGGAAGTCCAGCCGAAATTAATCTAAATGATCGTGAATTAGTAAATATGAGGGTCGCGAACATGACGGAATCACCTGTCATCCTAGTAGGTGACATTGAACGTGGTGGTGTGTTTGCAAGCTTAGTCGGAACGCTTCAGTTAATTGAAGCGAGTGATCGAGACCGAGTGATAGGGGTGATTATCAATAAGTTCAGGGGAGATGTAAGCTTACTCGAACCAGGTCTTGATTGGTTTACGGAGTATACAGGGGTGCCAGTTCTAGGTGTCGTTCCTTATACGAACGTGAAGGTGGATGCAGAGGACTCCGTTGCCTTAAAGCTATACAGCACAGAAAGAGATTCAGAGAAAGAAATAGATATCGCAGTCATTCAATTTCCTAAAATATCAAATTTTACAGATATTGACCCGTTCTTATCAGAAGAAGACTGCCATGTACGCCTTGTCAGCAGCAAGGAACAGCTTCAAGATCCTGATCTGCTTATCTTGCCTGGCAGTAAAAATACCATCGAGGATTTGATATTTCTTAAGCAATCCGGATTGTATGATGAAATTCAGAGGCTCACGAAAAATGGGAAAACTTTTGTGTATGGAATATGTGGAGGCTACCAAATGCTTGGAGCAACCGTCGAGGATCCAGAGGGTATTGAATCCAAGGTATCAATCGAAGCCGGTTTAAACCTATTACCAATCTATACAATCATTACATCTGAGAAAACGACGACCCTATCAAAAGGGACCATTCAGACAAATGGCCAAACTCATTATGTGGAAGGTTATGAAATTCATATGGGAGTCACGACGTTTCTAAAGCCATGTACACCATTAATAACTCAAGGTACCACCACCGATGGAGTCATAAGTGAAAATCAACAAATAATCGGAACGTACTTTCATGGAATCTTTGATAATGATTCGTATCGTGCAGCCCTTATTAATCAGATACGGAAAGTTAAGGGGCTAGAAGAAAAACATGACCGAGTAGCGTTTCGCTCTCAACGTGAGGAAGCGTATAACCAGCTAGCGGAACATGTAAAAGAACATATCAATCTTTCATTTATAGAAGAGAAGATGCGAGAGTATTACGATAAGAAGATACGTTTAGGAATGGAAACAACGATGGAGGGATCTCAATGA